The Candidatus Omnitrophota bacterium genome contains a region encoding:
- the ugpC gene encoding sn-glycerol-3-phosphate ABC transporter ATP-binding protein UgpC: MARVLLEDVSKIYPGQIIGVDRLSLEVKDKEFMVLVGPSGCGKSSTLRMIAGLEQPSSGRVTIGDRVVDRVPPRDRNIAMVFQNYALYPHMTVFENMAFGLKLRKYPGSEIRARVEEAAQILGLESLLERRPRELSGGQRQRVAVGRAIVRKPSVFLFDEPLSNLDAKLRVQMRTEIKRLHQRLQTTMIYVTHDQIEAITMGDRIAVMHQGRLQQVADPNTLYHQPSNFFVGGFIGNPPMNFLKGELVSAGDQLHFSDGESRLRIVDEMAVPLQRSGVQSVVLGVRPEDVHDKLYVSYASQENTLPAAVEMVEPMGAEAFVYLTTRGGTMVSKSLGQERPEAGQDVEVVLDMAKVHFFRADSGEVIV, translated from the coding sequence ATGGCGCGTGTTCTTCTGGAAGACGTAAGCAAAATCTATCCCGGACAGATTATTGGTGTGGACCGCCTTAGTTTGGAGGTAAAAGACAAGGAGTTTATGGTCCTTGTCGGGCCTTCGGGTTGCGGAAAATCCAGCACCCTCCGGATGATTGCCGGTCTTGAACAGCCCAGCTCCGGCCGGGTGACCATCGGTGACCGTGTGGTGGACCGCGTTCCTCCGCGGGATCGTAATATTGCGATGGTCTTTCAAAACTACGCGCTCTATCCCCATATGACAGTGTTTGAAAACATGGCCTTTGGACTCAAACTGCGTAAGTATCCCGGATCGGAAATTCGCGCCCGTGTGGAAGAAGCCGCACAGATCCTGGGGTTGGAGAGTCTTTTGGAGCGCCGGCCGCGCGAACTCTCGGGCGGCCAGCGTCAGCGTGTTGCCGTAGGCCGGGCGATTGTGCGCAAGCCCTCGGTCTTTCTGTTTGATGAGCCGCTCAGTAATTTGGATGCCAAGTTACGAGTCCAAATGCGCACGGAGATCAAACGTTTGCACCAGCGCCTGCAAACAACCATGATTTATGTCACTCATGATCAGATAGAGGCCATTACCATGGGCGACCGGATTGCCGTAATGCATCAGGGCCGGCTGCAGCAGGTGGCTGATCCGAACACCTTGTACCATCAGCCCTCAAACTTTTTTGTGGGGGGGTTCATAGGCAATCCTCCCATGAATTTCTTGAAAGGGGAGCTGGTTTCCGCCGGAGACCAACTGCACTTTAGCGACGGGGAATCCCGGCTTCGGATTGTGGATGAGATGGCGGTTCCGCTGCAGCGCAGCGGTGTGCAGTCCGTGGTTCTGGGCGTCCGGCCCGAGGACGTGCATGACAAGCTCTACGTCAGTTATGCTTCCCAGGAAAACACCTTACCCGCGGCTGTGGAAATGGTCGAGCCCATGGGGGCAGAGGCTTTTGTTTATTTGACCACCCGCGGCGGCACAATGGTGTCCAAATCTCTAGGTCAGGAGCGTCCGGAGGCAGGACAGGATGTGGAGGTCGTGCTGGACATGGCCAAGGTCCATTTCTTCCGCGCGGACTCCGGAGAGGTGATTGTCTAA
- a CDS encoding acetyl-CoA carboxylase carboxyltransferase subunit beta, with product MVKFAKTFKSFPQQRKKDIPGGLWIKCKKCGEVLYKKSWEESFRVCTKCQYHYPLPSADRIALIADPGSFREIDADLQSCDPLEFEGPKTYKAKLKEDQKATGLKDAVVTGEAQLDGMDIVLGVTDSRFMMGSMGSVVGEKLTRAIERATQRSVPVLLVSGSGGGARMQEGMLSLMQMAKTSAALARHAKAGQLYISILTDPTMAGVLASFASLGDIIIAEPGALIGFTGPRVIEQTIRQKLPEGFQRSEFLLDHGLIDKIVPRAEIKPTLSQVVGQLCG from the coding sequence ATGGTCAAGTTCGCCAAGACATTCAAATCTTTTCCCCAGCAGCGCAAGAAGGATATTCCGGGCGGCCTTTGGATCAAGTGCAAGAAGTGTGGCGAGGTGCTCTACAAAAAGAGCTGGGAGGAGAGTTTTCGCGTTTGCACCAAGTGTCAATACCACTATCCGTTGCCTTCAGCCGACCGCATTGCGCTGATTGCCGACCCGGGCAGCTTTCGGGAGATTGATGCCGATTTGCAATCCTGTGATCCCCTGGAATTCGAAGGTCCTAAGACTTATAAGGCTAAGCTCAAAGAAGATCAAAAGGCCACAGGGCTTAAGGATGCTGTGGTTACAGGCGAAGCCCAATTGGACGGTATGGATATTGTCCTGGGCGTGACCGATTCCCGTTTCATGATGGGTTCCATGGGTTCGGTGGTCGGAGAAAAACTCACGCGTGCTATTGAACGAGCGACACAACGCTCTGTCCCGGTCTTGCTTGTTTCCGGATCCGGTGGCGGCGCGCGCATGCAAGAGGGAATGCTCTCCTTGATGCAGATGGCCAAGACTTCTGCGGCCCTTGCGCGGCATGCCAAGGCGGGGCAGCTTTACATTTCTATTTTGACAGATCCGACCATGGCCGGTGTGCTGGCCTCTTTTGCTTCTTTGGGGGATATCATTATTGCCGAGCCCGGTGCGTTGATTGGTTTCACGGGTCCACGCGTGATCGAACAGACCATCCGGCAAAAGCTTCCGGAGGGTTTCCAGCGTTCCGAGTTCTTGCTTGATCATGGCTTGATCGACAAAATTGTTCCTCGCGCAGAAATAAAGCCGACTCTTTCTCAGGTTGTTGGACAGCTCTGCGGATAA